Within the Oreochromis niloticus isolate F11D_XX linkage group LG14, O_niloticus_UMD_NMBU, whole genome shotgun sequence genome, the region TGCTATGAGTGCTTTGCTAATACgttttcacttcttctctgtttttgaCAAATAGCAAACACTTTTTGCATCACTCACCTGCTTCTCTTTCACTGActctttcttctgcttttcaTTTTGGTGATTTAAAGTTAGCAACTAAGCAGAAACAAGCAGCCCAGTCTGGCAAACTCTGTCCTGTTGCAATGCTAATGAAATTCAAGCCATACAGCCTGCTCCAGAGTGTTTCATTCCAGGCTTTTTTCTGCCATGTGAAAAAAGCTTCCGTAGACACAATGCATGGCTTCTTAGCTTGCTGTGGTTATTGCTTTGCAAAGTCCATCCTTAGCCATCATATAGGTAGAAACAAGAGCTGATGTGTGACcactgtttttaaatattaaaaaggcCCTTCCTACATATAAATTGATCTCTATTGCATTGTTATACAGTATTTAAGTCATGTAGGCATGGAATGTTACTTTTACACTCGGGCAGCATTTTCGCTTTCAAAATTTCTGACAGTGGTAAATATTGATCATTTCCTTCACCCTTCTCCACAGGATCCTCCTTTGAAACTAACAATCAACATCGTTTCATCCATTTCAACCACTCAGGCCAGTCTATGGAGTCAGTCAATGATGGATTCAGCTCTTACCTGGTGAGTAACCCTCCCTTGAACTGCACTGCCTCCTCAGATAGATCCTGTCAGCAGTCAATCATAAACTGCAGAGATAGAAAAGGAAATACTTCTATATTTATTCCAACTGAGTGCCTCAGTTTTCCTGCAAGTCCAGAGAGATTGTGAGAGTCATTTGCCCTCTGTCTCTTTTGATGGCAGAGACAGACACCACTGACTCGCTCAGACAGCGGCAATTCAGATGACAACTACGTGCCCATGAATCCTGGCTCCTCACCACTCAGCGCTTGCCAGGCTGACAGTCCTAAGAATATCTACATTCCTATGAGCCCAGGGCCGCATCACTTTGATTTCCCAGGATTCTCTGCAACTTTACCTGCCCGTAAGGCGAGCAGTGCCTCCTTGTGCCACAGGCCCAGTCGTCTCAGTGATGTTACACCACCGCCTATCTATCGCGACCTCAAACCTGACAGAAAATGTGAGATTTTGACACTTAGCTTCTCACTTCTCACTAAGAGCATGCTTCAAATCAGCTCTAAAATCTGTTGTAAATTGTTGAAGaccatgatgttttttttaataacatctgttcttgtttttctgcAGCAAAGCCAACACCTCTTGATTTGAAGAACAATGGGATCATTGATGAGCTGCCATTTAAGAGTCCAGTCACTATGTCCTGGACACGACCCATGTGAGTCTTATATCAGTGGATTCCACACACACAGTCAAGAATCATTACATAGCAGGCAGTACAgatgttacagatttttttcccccttatgTTTCTTTAGGCCTGCTATGAACTGCACATCCTCCCAGCACTGTAGACCCATCTCTACACAAAGCATCACCAGCACCGACTCTGCAGACAGTGAAGAGAATTATGTGGCTATGGTAGGTCCAGCGAGCTGGATGGGGAGACTGGGGAGAGTACATTGTGTTCTTTGTTTTAACGATTCACTTATTTGTATGCACCGCTAACTCACTGCATACTGTGTGAGTGAAACCTCCCTCCTATTACATTAGCAGAACCCAGCGTCTACCTCCCCAGCCGTGAGTGGCACCAGCAGCCCAGCCCCTAGGAAGTGTGGCAACGTGGACTACCTAGCACTGGAATTCCAGCCTGGGACACCCAACCCACACAGAAAAGTAAGCAGAGGATTTTATAGACTAAATTAACTTTTCTCATTTCTATCATTATGcaattaaactttatttattgttCCACAGCCCTCTACGTCCTCTGTGACATCGGACGAGAAGGTGGATTATGTCCAAGTCGACAAGGAAAAGACTCAAGCTCTGCAAAACACAATGCAGGAATGGACTGATGTGCGACAGTCTACTGAACCTGCCAAGGGGGTCAAGTCCTGACACTGACCTATGCATCACAAACAAGCCTTAAAGTGTCCCTATTATGCAGGTTCATCATTTTATTCGGGGAGTCAATTAAAATAGATTAAACTCTAATACAACAAGCAGTTTTCTGATTCTCATTGCTGTGACACTTCTTTTCACCCTCTAACAGGTTCCATTACAGCACTTCCCCAAAAAGTTGACAAAAGGAAGACATCCTTGATCACAGATGTATAATCGTAGTCCTCCAAGATAGTGTTACCAGGTTTTCCTGCTGAATTAAGGACCTTAAAGAGTTTAATTCTTTTGTCCACTGGTTTGCTACATACGTTTTGCATGAAATAGTTGaattaacatttaatttaaaaaaaaggttattttatattaaatcatttatttatgcagaaATCCTAGCAAACTGCCACTCACATATATACACACCCAAAACATACTGTAACGCTCTCCAGCACCCACTGTCCGCCTCTGAATACCATGTCTGGATAttgggttgggtttttttgttttgggtgttttgttttttcgcCTAGCTTTTAACCCAGTTGTAGCAGTTTTAGCTTTAGACATGCTAGAAAGACACCACACATTCACATaattctgctgcagctgctcctTTTATAGGAGGGAAGCTAACAGATGGTGAAGTTAGCCATATTAGCATAGTGCTAACAC harbors:
- the gab2 gene encoding GRB2-associated-binding protein 2 isoform X3, with the translated sequence MSGGEIIFQGWLRKSPPEKKLRRYAWKKRWFILRSGRMSGDPDVLEYYKNDHSKKPIRVIDLQCCEQVDAGLTFKRKEFQDSYVFDIKTVDRTFYLVAETEEEMNKWVRSICHLCGFNQSDESHDGRLHHMPRSVGADVTSSMAPLTGERKSSAPVHSSQPVLFTFDVPVRHTHHNSMSNSAPQDYLLLHQCISRKTESARSASFSQSTRSKSAQLHGFYSLPKPGKHQMPVHDDSNQEACYVLPRGYSSEAPAHSGLGSSFETNNQHRFIHFNHSGQSMESVNDGFSSYLRQTPLTRSDSGNSDDNYVPMNPGSSPLSACQADSPKNIYIPMSPGPHHFDFPGFSATLPARKASSASLCHRPSRLSDVTPPPIYRDLKPDRKSKPTPLDLKNNGIIDELPFKSPVTMSWTRPMPAMNCTSSQHCRPISTQSITSTDSADSEENYVAMQNPASTSPAVSGTSSPAPRKCGNVDYLALEFQPGTPNPHRKPSTSSVTSDEKVDYVQVDKEKTQALQNTMQEWTDVRQSTEPAKGVKS
- the gab2 gene encoding GRB2-associated-binding protein 2 isoform X4, with product MPRSVGADVTSSMAPLTGERKSSAPVHSSQPVLFTFDVPVRHTHHNSMSNSAPQDYLLLHQCISRKTESARSASFSQSTRSKSAQLHGFYSLPKPGKHQMPVHDDSNQEACYVLPRGYSSEAPAHSGLGDPELENEEVYTFKTPCNALATMHSNERLPDNYDLPTPPGSFYQIPRTFDKNHNALTPSSSESSYNPPPRPPKPSQGSEGQWGSPQSVGSQNEEVMSAVSVIPRRNTLPAVENIRLHRGSSFETNNQHRFIHFNHSGQSMESVNDGFSSYLRQTPLTRSDSGNSDDNYVPMNPGSSPLSACQADSPKNIYIPMSPGPHHFDFPGFSATLPARKASSASLCHRPSRLSDVTPPPIYRDLKPDRKSKPTPLDLKNNGIIDELPFKSPVTMSWTRPMPAMNCTSSQHCRPISTQSITSTDSADSEENYVAMQNPASTSPAVSGTSSPAPRKCGNVDYLALEFQPGTPNPHRKPSTSSVTSDEKVDYVQVDKEKTQALQNTMQEWTDVRQSTEPAKGVKS